CCAAAGAAATCGAACCATTGTTTCAGATGGTAAACGAAACCTATTTAAAAGAAGTGCTTCCGGAGCTAGAAAAACAAAAGAAATTGGAACGGATGCGTTTTGAACTGATGTGTTCCATTCTCATTGAAGAAAAACTTTCTTTTGGCAAAATGCAAAGAGAGTTCCTCCGGCGTTATTTATTAGATATATGTACAGATTCTATTTTGGAAGATCCAAATTTTTATGGGAAGTTTCGAGATCAGTTAGAAACCAAGTTTGAACGGATGGAAAGGCTTCGGTATAAAAACCAAATGGAATCCAAAATAAAACAAAAGTTTGGTGTTGAGATTGATTTAGATGATTTGAACAGAACACAGTTTGATTCCGAAGAAGATAGAGAATCCCACGAAGAGAAGTATAAGGATTTTCGTGAGAAATATGAAGAATATAGAGCAGAATACTTTAGAGGAAGGGGGACTAAATCTAGCGAACGAAAGAAATCTAAATCCCAAACGGAAAAAGAAAAGAAGATCCTCGAATCGGAACGTTTACTCAGCACAGACATCAATGTTCTATTTAAAAATTTAGCTAAACTCATCCATCCCGACAAAGAACAAGACCCTGTGTTACGGGAAAAAAAAGCAAAACTCATGACCAAACTCTCTGGTGCCAGAGACAATATGAATATCGCAGAAATTTTAGAAATCAAAATGCAAGTGGATGAACTACTTCCCAACCAACAAACGGATGTATCCTTCCATGATACTTCTATCAAACGATTTGTAGGGATCATCAAATCAAAAATTCGTGAACTAGAAGATTCAATCAGGCAAAGATTTTTTTCGCATCCACTGATGGCAGATTTTACAGAAAGAAAAATCACAAAAGAATCTCTCACAACTTATTTGAAACGAGTCAAAAAAGACAACCAAATGGTAACAAAGGCTTTTGAAGAAGAAGTGGAACAATTAACAAAAGAACCAAAATACATAAAAGAAATGATCAAAGAATTACAAAGCCTAGGAGTTCAATTTTAGTGAAAGGTTTCTTAAATAAAAAAAACTTTGGTCTTGGTAAAAATGGCAAACAGTTCGATGGTTCCTACTGGTCGGATATTTACGGGAATGGACTGGACGTAGATGGATCTTATAATGCCAAACAACATGCCGAATATTTAAAAGCACTTTTTCAACTCATGGAGATTCCTGTTTACAAAATGGCAGATTTTGGTTTTGGAAAGGCCATTTTACTTCGAGAGATGGTAAAAACTTTTTCTCCCGTGAAAGTGTATGCAGTGGATGCCTCCAAAGAAGCCTATGAAGATTTGAAAAAAAAAGACTGGGTCAAACGTTCTGACAAATTTCATCTCTACCATGAATCCCTAGAAACATTCAAACTTCCCAAATTAGAAAAAGAACCGGTAGAACTTGGGATTTGTAATTCAGTCATCCAATACCTTCCCGATTCCATGATTCCAGGTGTATTAGAAAAAATGGCAAAGTATTGTAATTATTTATATTTCACTGTTCCAACAAACGAAGACTATGCGGTCATGAAAGAAGAAATGAGTTTTTCTGATCCTTATGCCTTTAGTAGATCCAAAAAAAAATACCAAAAGTGGATATCTAGGGATTTCGAAATTGTCGGATACAATCTTTTGCAAAGCAAATGGTTAGGGGAAAAAGGATTTAAAGAAGATTTCTTTAGGATATAGTAAGTAAAAAGTTTTTGCAATTTATTTCCAAGTGAATATACTTGAGTCGATATGCGATGGCTACTTCGAATCACAGTAATTTGTGTTTTGGTTTCTACCACTCGCTGTAAGCAAATAGAGCTTGGTAATGCTTGTGATAGCCGATCACATGCTTTTTTCGACGCATTACTCATTAAGGTAGTCGCCAATCTCAGATCCCCACACTGTGGAATTAATGTTGATTTACAACTTTCACCTATCAAACACCTCTACGAAGGTAGAACACAATTACTTGATTATATAAAAAACGATGGAATCTCTGCCATCAACGCTTCCAATACTAGTTGTACGGGCACAGAGTTGGGTGGCTATAGTGCTTGTCTACATGCCGGTTTAATGTTGTCGGTAGAAGGCTCAGGAGGGATATTCAATTCCAATTCCTGTGATGGTTATTTTGCAGAAGATAACACAGGTACTTTGCAATTCACTTGTTTTGAGAAAACCGGTGGTGGTCTTGTTTTTGTAGCAACTTCTATCAAACCAGGAAAGTATCTCGGAGACCTGGTTGTTTCCGAAAATGGAAGTTACCATTTCGGCCCCATTTCCGTTTCTGTTTTTCATACAAACCAACTGGTAGGAAAAACACAGTTTGCTAACACCTGGACAAACCAGATTCTTTCTTATCCACTTGCAGGTGGGACATTGAATAGTCCTGGAACACTCTATCTACTCGATCAACCCACTGCCTCCTTAGGTTCTGCCGACATTCCATCCAATCGAACGGGAATTTTATACAAATCTAATACAAGTTTGTCTTTAGCTGCCACTTCACCATTCTTTCGCTTTAGTGGTAACTTCCAATACTTAGAAGGTGAATTCGGAACTCTTTCCAGCATCAATCCGCTAGTTTCTATTACAGAAACCAATCGTTTCATGTGGTCGCCTAACTTAGTGGCTACTGTTGGAGGAGCCACATTTTCCGTGCAAGGTTCGCAAGGTTTATACCAATCGATCCGAGTTTCTACAGAAAATAGCGGTAATGTTGTTAGTTTGTCATCTGCTGGGATGTCAGTAGGAAATCTCATTCAAAACAATACGTTTTCATCAATTACAGCCGGAGACATCGATGGTGCTGCTATCAGTTTATCTTCCGGTGGAACCAACAATCATATTTGGAACAACAGTTTTTTAGATACGGTTCTTTACTCCTCATCTGAGGATGGCATAGCTATTTCTACAGCAAATTCAAATATAGGTGGAAGTGTATTTAAAGATATGGTCGTTGCCAATAGTTCTACGAACGCAACGATCTCAGCATTTGAAACCCTACCAGCAAAAATTTCGGGTTTGACCATTTCCAATCAAATCTTAGTAAATATGGTTTCTGGGATTGGATTGATCAGTTCAGGTAGCTCTGATTTTAAAATGATCCTAGAAAACATTGGAATCTTTAGAGCTTCCAATTATGCATTTGAAAACTCTTCCGTTAACAATCATTACTTAACGGGGAATGTAAGGTTTTCCGGAAGCTTAAGCAATAATATTTTAAGCGGAACTAATATTGGTTTTACAGTCAATGGATTACCTGCTGGGTCCTCCGATTATAATTTTGTTAATAACATCCCTTATGAAAATAGTTTTGTTGGATTTATCTTCCAAGATGATACTTCAAACCCCAATGATAACTCTGGCTTTATCACTACTTATTTACGAAATGCTAGTTACATGAAATTTCAAAATACATATCGTTCTTTTACAAACTACGACTCATTAGGTGTTTTTACAGATAATGTGAAAGGAATTTGCTCCAACAATTGTCGAATTTTTGATTGGTCTTTAAAGAAATCTGATCCTTATTTTAAAAATACTAACGTATGTCCGGATTCATCGCGCCCTCTGTTACATACAGTTGGAGGTGTAGCAACTTCTGAATCAGATTGTCAGAATTTGGTACGAGGATCTAAATACCTTGGTTCCAATGTATGCGGAATTTATCACCTTAGAAATGCTCGAGAAATCATAGGAGATGCCAAAGGAAACGAAAACGGTCTCTGTGAATCGAATGAGGATTGTTTATTCACTCCCAATCTAGGTGCTTACCAAGGTCACGGCATTCTAAGAAAGTCAAATTCGATTGCTCCTTATCATTGTGGTGACATTCCTAAAAGCGAAGGTAATTTGAGCCAAATCCGATTATTTGGATTTGAAGAAAATGGTTATTAAATTTTTTCTTTGTAAATGACAGATTTTTTTTTATACGGCTCGATTGAATTTCCTCTTTTTTCTGTCTTCGGTTATACCATTAGTTTGATTGAATTCCTTGGCACAAGTTCGGGTCTTGTTTGTGTTTATTTAGCTTCGAGAAATCATATTCTCACCTGGCCGATTGGGATTTTCAACTCCATCTGTTTTTTCTTTTTGTTTTTCCAAATCCAGCTCTATTCAGATATGTTATTACAAATTTATTTTTTTGGATCAAGTATTTATGGTTGGTATGTTTGGAGAAAAAGAACTGGTGCTTATATAAAAATCCAATCTTTGGGAAAAATAAAAAACTTGGTTCTCGTTTTTGTGATTCTTTGCGGTACTTATTTTTTGGGAGAAACTACCAGTCGATTGCCATTGTGGTTCCCTCAGGTTTTTGTTAAACCACCTGAGTTTTTGTATTGGGATGCATTTACCACTGTGGCAAGTATCATTGCCAATTTTTTACTCGCACAAAGAAAGTTGGAATCTTGGTTTTTATGGGTGTTTGTCGACGTTGTTTGTATTACCATCTATTCTTTAAAGGAAATTCCTTTTGTGACCCTGGAATACATTGTGTTTTTGCTGATTGCCTTTTATGGATGTTACCATTGGTATAAAGAATACAAACTCCATTCCAATGGTAACCAGTGATCGAATTAACTTAAGGTTTTGTTCTGCGATTTTCTGGTCGTAAGTACCAAGAGATTGTCGTGAGTACAAGGAGAAGGACGGATGGAAAAATTTCACCGAATCCGTGTCCGCAAACAATATGAGAAATGGCAGCCCCAGACATAGCAAAGAAAAAACCCGCATACGCCCATTCTTTGAGTAATACAAACTTTGGTACAAGGACTGCAATGACTCCTAGTAGTTTCCAAATCCCAAGTAATGTTAGAAAATAAGTAGGATACCCTAATGCATTGATTTTTTCTACTTCTTCTGGTAGTTTGATTAATTGTACGATGGCAGTCGATACCATTCCGAGTGACAACCAAAGGGTAAAAAACCAATAGGCTATTTTTTTTGTTTTATCTGACATTGTTTTCTCCTAATCATTTTATTTTTAAATATGATTTCTTTTTGTTTGGATTGGTTTGAACATGAATAAGAAGTTCATATCCTACGCCGGTTAGTCATTTAGACCTTTTCCATTTAGAATATTTTTTTCCTGTTTTGAGATTCTTTCTTCTCTTGTTTCTGATTTTTTAGCTCCAGAAAAGTGGAGAAGGTAGGCACGTTGTCTGCCGGGAGTTAAGGATTCAAATGCAGTTTGTAACTTTGGGTTTTGTTCCATCCGTCTTAAAAATTCTTCCACGACCTCAAACTCTGTTGTTTTTTTCATCTTAACTTTTTTCCCTGATTCTTCAATTTGCAGGGCTTCTTTGATATAAGACTTAATGATGGTTTTTAATTTTTTGATTTCAGAGACATTTTGGAATCGGATTTGCCTTGCCGATTGTACATTTTTGGTTTGTTGGATGAGTATATTTTTCGGATCTTTGAGTAAGGCCCCTTTAAAAAATAAAATTGCACAGTAATCTTTGAATCCATGGATTAGAAATATATTTTGTCCATTAAGAGTATAACATGGTTGTCCCCACTTGATTTCTTCGACCAGTTTACTTCCCATGGCAATCGAACGTAAAATTTCAAACTCCTTTTTCCAAGATTTAAGTTCTTGGAAATAGTAATCAATTTTCTTAGCTTTAGGATTTGTTTGTTTCATTTAAATAACTCCGATTGGATTCATAACTTCTGATTGAAAATCAAATCAAACTTTTTTATGAAGGATTTCTTCCAATCGGTTGTGAGCCATGTTGATTCCTTGTGCAAATGGCATTTTTAAAATTTGATCTCTTTGTTCGACTGACTTGTAGATGATCTGCATGGTCAGTTTACTTTTTTGATCAGATATTTTTTGGAATGTAAAAAACTCCAGTTGGACGGGAAATCCAGTATTTTCCATTTCAAAGGTGCGGACAAAACTTTCATTTTCAATTAAGTTCAGTAAAACTCCATTGGCCCGAAACATCACAACACCTTCTGGGTTTTTGACTTCATAGATCCAACTTCCATGGTTTTTTGCTTCAAACTTAAGGACTTTGTTTCCCATCCATTGTTCGATGAGTTCTGGTATTGTGTGCGCTTTGAAAACTAAATCGGCAGGTAAATCAAATTCGCGTTCTATCGTTAGTTCTTGTTTACCGTCTTCTGCAATAACTTTTGTTTTTAATTCCATCGATTTTTCCTATTGGTATGTTTTTCAGGATTTTGATTTTTTTTGGTAATTTTTCATTACCGATTCCAATTTGTTAAACCGGTCGTCCCAAAGTTTTTGAAAGGGTTCTATGAAGTTTGCTATCTCTTTCATTTTATTTGGGTTTAGATGGTAATACATCTCTCGACCGTTAGGTTCTTTTTTTAATAATTCACATTCAGTTAAAATTTGTAAGTGTTTCGAAACGGTGGGTCTTTTGGTGTCAAACTGAGAAGCTATGGCTCCCGCGGTCATGGACTGGGTGGCCACAAGGAGGAGGATGGCCCTTCTTGTGGGATCTGCAATTGCCTGAAATACATCTCTTCGTAAATCCATTGTGTAGCCATTTGACTAATCAATAATATGTAGTCATTTGGCAACACTTTTTTTGTTTCGGGGGGTATCGCTTTTGTAAAACTTTCGCTTATATTTGATTGACTTAGCCCGTTAGATTAGCTAACCTATTGGTATGGAATATAACATTCATGACGCTAAATCCAGTCTCTCGAAACTCATTGTGCAGGCTCTAGAAGGAAAGGAAGTGGTGATCTCCAAAGCGGGAAAACCAGTTGTGAAGTTAGTGAGAATTACTTCTGATAAAAAGAATAAACGAGAGATAGGAATCTACCAAGGGAAAACAAAAATCTCAAAAGAATTTTTTGAACCTCTTCCCAATGAGGAAATCTCAGGCTTTTTGTCTTGAAGTATTTATTAGACACGCATACATATTTATGGATATTATATGAACCGGCGAACCTATCTAAAAAGGTTTTGCGAATTGT
This is a stretch of genomic DNA from Leptospira kanakyensis. It encodes these proteins:
- a CDS encoding class I SAM-dependent methyltransferase, which codes for MKGFLNKKNFGLGKNGKQFDGSYWSDIYGNGLDVDGSYNAKQHAEYLKALFQLMEIPVYKMADFGFGKAILLREMVKTFSPVKVYAVDASKEAYEDLKKKDWVKRSDKFHLYHESLETFKLPKLEKEPVELGICNSVIQYLPDSMIPGVLEKMAKYCNYLYFTVPTNEDYAVMKEEMSFSDPYAFSRSKKKYQKWISRDFEIVGYNLLQSKWLGEKGFKEDFFRI
- the pnuC gene encoding nicotinamide riboside transporter PnuC codes for the protein MTDFFLYGSIEFPLFSVFGYTISLIEFLGTSSGLVCVYLASRNHILTWPIGIFNSICFFFLFFQIQLYSDMLLQIYFFGSSIYGWYVWRKRTGAYIKIQSLGKIKNLVLVFVILCGTYFLGETTSRLPLWFPQVFVKPPEFLYWDAFTTVASIIANFLLAQRKLESWFLWVFVDVVCITIYSLKEIPFVTLEYIVFLLIAFYGCYHWYKEYKLHSNGNQ
- a CDS encoding DoxX family protein, whose protein sequence is MSDKTKKIAYWFFTLWLSLGMVSTAIVQLIKLPEEVEKINALGYPTYFLTLLGIWKLLGVIAVLVPKFVLLKEWAYAGFFFAMSGAAISHIVCGHGFGEIFPSVLLLVLTTISWYLRPENRRTKP
- a CDS encoding YdeI/OmpD-associated family protein; translated protein: MKQTNPKAKKIDYYFQELKSWKKEFEILRSIAMGSKLVEEIKWGQPCYTLNGQNIFLIHGFKDYCAILFFKGALLKDPKNILIQQTKNVQSARQIRFQNVSEIKKLKTIIKSYIKEALQIEESGKKVKMKKTTEFEVVEEFLRRMEQNPKLQTAFESLTPGRQRAYLLHFSGAKKSETREERISKQEKNILNGKGLND
- a CDS encoding SRPBCC family protein, yielding MELKTKVIAEDGKQELTIEREFDLPADLVFKAHTIPELIEQWMGNKVLKFEAKNHGSWIYEVKNPEGVVMFRANGVLLNLIENESFVRTFEMENTGFPVQLEFFTFQKISDQKSKLTMQIIYKSVEQRDQILKMPFAQGINMAHNRLEEILHKKV
- a CDS encoding ArsR/SmtB family transcription factor, whose product is MDLRRDVFQAIADPTRRAILLLVATQSMTAGAIASQFDTKRPTVSKHLQILTECELLKKEPNGREMYYHLNPNKMKEIANFIEPFQKLWDDRFNKLESVMKNYQKKSKS
- a CDS encoding type II toxin-antitoxin system Phd/YefM family antitoxin, with product MEYNIHDAKSSLSKLIVQALEGKEVVISKAGKPVVKLVRITSDKKNKREIGIYQGKTKISKEFFEPLPNEEISGFLS